A genomic stretch from Sphingobacterium sp. ML3W includes:
- a CDS encoding aldose epimerase family protein — translation MKDKMIIGLLACALLTYGCQSNTTKNNPQHAGLDTAASPAFDSRIDGKDVRLFLLKNNKLALTLTNYGARLVSLSVPEKNGEMTDVILGYDSAKEYKDNADNFYGAIVGRYGNRIGKATFTLNGTSYSLEKNDGEQSLHGGTNGVYNKVWDVVSNTDTSITLAYTSPDQEAGYPGTVKMQVTYTLEENGGLDIAYQATTDKETVLNLTNHAYFNLNGAGDPSILDHELQIDAKAITEVDNTLIPTGKSLPVSGTAFDFTKPRLVGAHIEDENAQLKIGKGYDHNFELDKKTGFEKVASVYAPKTGIQMEIFTTEPGLQFYSGNFMAADDPKGKAGKSYPFRSAFCLETQHFPDAPNHPNFASTVLKPGEKYSSKTAYRFTVK, via the coding sequence ATGAAAGATAAAATGATTATTGGCTTGCTAGCCTGCGCTTTATTAACCTACGGGTGCCAATCCAATACAACAAAAAATAATCCGCAGCATGCTGGGCTAGATACCGCCGCAAGCCCTGCTTTTGATAGCCGGATAGATGGAAAGGATGTCCGTTTATTCCTCTTGAAAAACAATAAACTAGCCCTGACGCTAACAAATTATGGCGCACGTTTGGTTAGTCTTAGCGTTCCCGAAAAGAATGGAGAAATGACTGACGTGATTTTGGGTTACGATTCGGCGAAAGAATATAAGGACAACGCGGATAATTTTTACGGCGCGATAGTCGGGCGTTATGGTAACCGTATCGGTAAAGCTACTTTTACACTGAACGGTACGTCTTATTCGCTGGAAAAAAATGATGGTGAGCAATCTCTTCACGGTGGCACCAATGGGGTATACAACAAAGTGTGGGATGTGGTCAGCAATACCGATACTTCAATTACCTTAGCGTATACATCTCCAGATCAGGAGGCTGGATATCCAGGGACGGTCAAGATGCAAGTCACTTATACACTGGAAGAAAACGGTGGTCTGGACATCGCCTATCAGGCAACGACGGATAAAGAAACTGTTTTAAATCTGACCAATCACGCTTATTTTAACCTCAATGGTGCCGGTGATCCTTCTATATTGGATCATGAGCTGCAGATTGATGCTAAAGCGATCACTGAAGTGGACAACACGCTGATTCCAACAGGAAAAAGCTTGCCTGTGTCAGGTACGGCATTTGATTTTACAAAACCACGGCTCGTGGGTGCCCATATTGAAGATGAGAACGCGCAGCTGAAGATCGGAAAGGGCTATGACCATAATTTTGAGCTCGATAAGAAAACGGGCTTTGAGAAAGTTGCCAGTGTGTACGCTCCTAAAACGGGTATTCAAATGGAGATTTTCACGACCGAACCGGGGCTTCAGTTCTACAGCGGCAATTTTATGGCGGCGGATGATCCGAAGGGAAAAGCTGGAAAAAGCTATCCTTTCCGCTCGGCTTTCTGCCTCGAAACGCAGCATTTTCCGGATGCGCCAAACCACCCCAATTTCGCATCAACGGTATTAAAACCCGGCGAAAAGTATAGTTCGAAAACAGCATATCGTTTTACGGTGAAATAA
- a CDS encoding sodium/solute symporter (Members of the Solute:Sodium Symporter (SSS), TC 2.A.21 as described in tcdb.org, catalyze solute:Na+ symport. Known solutes for members of the family include sugars, amino acids, nucleosides, inositols, vitamins, urea or anions, depending on the system.) encodes MVDYVIFVVYFFIVAGYGYYIYRQKNNSLSSSKDYFLAEGSLTWWAIGSSLIASNISAEQFIGMSGNGFEVGIAVAAYELIAAVALIIVAVWFIPVYLKNKIFTMPQFLNNRYNETTSLIMAIFWLFLYVFVNLTSILYLGAIAISSMAGGGDSFHTITVALAVFAVIITLGGMRVIGFTDVIQVVVLIVGGIATTYVALTLVSEHFGLGKDVLAGFNKLMEDAPDHFNLFVDKPGAGASQEEINKYLMLPGVGMYLAGIWIVNLNYWGCNQYITQRALGADLKTARTGILFAGFLKLFMPIIVMLPGIAAYVLYKNGALQQEMAPGGVFHADNAYSAILGYLPNGMKGLALAALTAAIVAGLAGKANSIATIFTLDIYKKYIRKDASETKMVWVGKITIVVSILLSVLFTWNDSLGIGGAGGFTFIQKYTGFISPGVFAMFLLGMFWKRTTGAAAITGLILGFALSVFFNEFATKVFGPETWIYTAYPNKAGIYEIPFQICMGLAFAFTMLAMIGVSLFGPKINPKAFALDRSMFKVEPSVLALIVVTLLMVTAIYVRFW; translated from the coding sequence ATGGTAGACTACGTTATCTTCGTGGTTTACTTCTTCATTGTGGCGGGATATGGGTATTATATCTATCGTCAAAAAAACAATAGCTTAAGCAGTAGCAAGGATTATTTTTTGGCCGAAGGTTCATTGACCTGGTGGGCAATCGGTTCCTCCTTGATTGCATCGAATATTTCAGCGGAACAGTTTATTGGTATGAGTGGTAATGGATTTGAAGTGGGCATTGCTGTGGCGGCCTATGAATTGATCGCTGCAGTCGCACTCATCATTGTGGCGGTGTGGTTTATACCAGTGTATCTGAAAAACAAGATATTCACGATGCCTCAATTTTTAAATAATCGCTACAACGAGACGACCAGCTTGATCATGGCTATTTTCTGGCTGTTTTTATATGTATTTGTCAATCTCACATCGATTTTATATCTGGGTGCCATAGCAATTTCGAGCATGGCCGGTGGTGGGGACAGTTTCCATACCATCACCGTTGCCCTCGCCGTATTTGCTGTCATCATTACGCTTGGCGGAATGCGTGTTATTGGCTTTACCGATGTCATCCAGGTGGTGGTATTGATTGTCGGTGGTATCGCGACGACTTATGTCGCGCTGACCCTGGTGAGCGAGCATTTTGGATTGGGTAAGGATGTGCTTGCTGGATTTAATAAGCTGATGGAAGACGCTCCGGATCATTTTAACCTGTTTGTGGACAAACCGGGAGCCGGGGCCAGTCAGGAGGAAATCAATAAGTATCTGATGCTGCCGGGAGTAGGAATGTACTTGGCAGGGATATGGATCGTCAACCTCAATTACTGGGGCTGCAATCAGTATATCACGCAACGGGCCTTGGGTGCCGATCTAAAGACCGCGCGCACGGGAATCCTTTTCGCGGGTTTTCTCAAGCTGTTCATGCCCATCATTGTGATGCTCCCAGGGATTGCCGCTTATGTCCTCTATAAAAATGGGGCCTTGCAGCAGGAGATGGCTCCCGGCGGTGTATTCCATGCAGATAATGCGTATTCAGCGATATTGGGCTACCTGCCCAATGGAATGAAGGGGCTTGCCCTGGCCGCCCTTACAGCAGCCATTGTAGCTGGATTGGCGGGAAAGGCAAACAGCATCGCAACGATCTTTACCCTCGACATCTATAAGAAATACATCCGCAAGGATGCCAGCGAAACAAAGATGGTGTGGGTGGGCAAAATCACGATCGTTGTTTCGATTTTACTTTCGGTATTATTTACCTGGAATGACAGCCTGGGAATAGGGGGCGCCGGTGGATTTACATTTATCCAAAAGTACACGGGATTTATCAGTCCCGGCGTTTTCGCGATGTTTTTACTGGGGATGTTCTGGAAAAGAACGACTGGTGCAGCGGCGATCACCGGCCTGATCTTGGGTTTCGCCCTGTCGGTATTTTTTAATGAGTTCGCAACGAAGGTATTTGGTCCCGAAACATGGATCTATACGGCTTACCCAAATAAAGCGGGCATTTATGAGATCCCTTTCCAGATCTGTATGGGACTGGCATTTGCCTTTACCATGTTGGCCATGATCGGCGTCAGTTTATTCGGCCCGAAAATCAATCCAAAAGCATTTGCCTTGGATCGGTCAATGTTTAAAGTGGAGCCATCGGTACTTGCGCTGATCGTGGTAACGCTACTGATGGTAACCGCAATTTATGTTCGTTTTTGGTAG